A single window of Desulfocurvibacter africanus subsp. africanus DSM 2603 DNA harbors:
- a CDS encoding TPM domain-containing protein: MPALLSRTAILQALMLLVILLLSFEVCLVQALDVPPLTGRVMDLADLLQPETETWLNDNLAELERTDSTQVVVLTIPSLEGESLEEYSVRVAQAWGLGRRDFDNGVLLLVARDDRAVRIEVGYGLEGKLTDLLAGRIVDNEIVPHFIAGDFDGGVIAGVTSLAEAVRGEYQAPPGTPEGKGGGRFLGMLAFLLLISSQLGKVSRVFGGLAGGLLMAGAGRTLLGAGLLGTVFLGFFGFMAGLVVAGIFRSRFRGPRGPRGPGSSGGRRTPPIVFFPGRFPGRGGFGGGYGGGGFSGGGGGFGGGGASGRW, translated from the coding sequence ATGCCCGCCCTTCTCAGCCGCACGGCCATACTACAGGCTCTGATGTTGCTGGTTATTCTGCTCCTGTCCTTCGAGGTGTGCTTAGTCCAGGCGCTTGACGTGCCGCCGCTCACGGGCCGGGTCATGGATTTGGCCGACCTCCTCCAGCCCGAAACAGAGACTTGGTTGAACGACAATCTTGCCGAACTGGAGCGTACCGACTCGACGCAGGTGGTTGTGCTGACCATCCCTTCGCTGGAGGGCGAAAGCCTGGAAGAGTATTCGGTACGCGTGGCCCAAGCCTGGGGTTTGGGTCGCCGGGACTTCGACAACGGCGTGCTGCTGCTGGTAGCGCGCGATGACCGGGCCGTGCGCATCGAAGTAGGTTACGGTCTGGAGGGCAAGCTAACAGATCTGCTGGCCGGCCGCATCGTGGATAACGAAATCGTGCCGCATTTCATAGCCGGTGATTTTGACGGCGGCGTGATCGCGGGTGTCACGTCCTTGGCCGAGGCCGTGCGTGGCGAATATCAGGCCCCGCCCGGCACTCCTGAAGGTAAAGGCGGTGGGAGATTCCTGGGGATGCTGGCTTTCTTGCTGCTGATCTCCAGCCAGTTGGGCAAAGTGAGCCGCGTCTTCGGCGGCTTGGCAGGCGGCTTGCTCATGGCCGGAGCGGGTCGGACTCTGTTGGGTGCTGGATTGCTCGGCACTGTTTTTCTAGGTTTCTTCGGTTTTATGGCCGGACTCGTAGTGGCAGGTATCTTCAGGAGCAGATTTCGCGGCCCGCGCGGTCCACGCGGACCGGGATCGTCCGGCGGGCGCCGTACACCACCCATTGTTTTCTTTCCCGGTCGCTTCCCAGGCCGTGGAGGTTTTGGCGGCGGATATGGAGGCGGCGGCTTTTCGGGAGGCGGAGGCGGCTTCGGCGGTGGCGGGGCGTCCGGCCGCTGGTAG
- a CDS encoding GGDEF domain-containing protein yields MRLFLASLAGIILIVGGFSWFFFHSETRRHIQEVFAGELLHTDYGHLIIDSEIQSTLSDIRLLALQNEFHEYLATSDDLHLKALDRECRAVLAYRDCYNRIRYVDLLGESILDISKCPSPISGQNLAQAFGQGCMPSLDKPYQVYSAADSQQDFGNVGEFEAINLVFSFPIRDEDNTTKGFVQIFYSMQELAKRIRLSLSRENSVSMLLAPDGRLLLLAAGKNDPALLAEGSNDFVHRFGGPWLTVASSERGQFLTSNGLFTFATVHLAKNGNGAFPFLSPHAGPEPDRAGYHLKLVAFQPHEHLSTYGERLLVGIFTPSGIMLALLSLAAWIISARITKRKMQAARLFARAYFDELTGLPNRGLFFDRLNQSMGLSRRYGQKFALLYIDLNNFKNVNDLYGHATGDEVLRHVAVRLSGLLRGSDTAARIGGDEFVVLLHQINDRSDAESVACKIARSITHPYHLGKQELHIGASVGVSLFPDDGDSQDSLLRSADMSMYADKGRRRSQTTADCPDN; encoded by the coding sequence TTGCGGTTGTTTCTTGCCTCTTTGGCAGGCATTATACTGATCGTTGGCGGCTTTTCCTGGTTCTTCTTCCATTCGGAAACACGCAGGCACATCCAGGAGGTCTTCGCCGGAGAGTTGCTGCATACTGATTATGGCCACCTGATCATTGATTCAGAAATCCAATCAACGCTTTCGGACATCCGTTTGCTCGCACTCCAAAACGAATTTCACGAGTACCTCGCGACAAGCGACGATCTTCATCTCAAAGCCCTGGACCGCGAATGCCGGGCAGTCCTTGCGTATCGGGATTGCTACAATCGTATCCGCTACGTGGACTTGCTAGGTGAATCCATCTTAGACATCTCCAAATGTCCTTCTCCTATATCAGGACAGAACCTTGCCCAGGCCTTTGGACAAGGCTGCATGCCTTCGTTAGACAAACCATACCAGGTGTATTCCGCCGCAGATTCTCAGCAGGATTTTGGCAACGTCGGAGAATTCGAGGCCATCAATCTGGTTTTTAGTTTTCCAATCAGGGATGAAGACAACACAACGAAAGGTTTCGTACAGATCTTCTATTCGATGCAAGAGTTGGCTAAGCGCATCCGCCTGTCCTTAAGTCGCGAGAATTCGGTTAGCATGCTTCTGGCGCCTGATGGTCGCCTGCTTCTACTCGCTGCGGGCAAGAATGATCCAGCACTGCTTGCGGAAGGCTCCAACGATTTCGTACACCGCTTCGGTGGACCCTGGCTAACCGTGGCCTCCTCCGAGCGAGGGCAGTTTCTCACTAGCAATGGCCTTTTCACTTTCGCCACCGTGCATCTCGCCAAGAATGGAAATGGAGCATTTCCTTTTCTTTCGCCCCACGCAGGCCCGGAACCTGATCGGGCTGGCTACCACCTCAAGCTTGTGGCCTTTCAGCCGCACGAACACTTATCGACATATGGAGAGCGGCTGCTAGTCGGTATATTCACGCCAAGTGGGATAATGCTCGCGCTCCTATCTCTAGCCGCCTGGATCATCTCCGCCCGCATAACAAAGCGAAAGATGCAAGCCGCCCGGCTCTTTGCCAGGGCATACTTCGATGAGCTCACCGGATTACCCAACCGGGGACTTTTCTTCGATCGCCTGAACCAGTCCATGGGTCTTTCCCGCCGCTATGGCCAAAAGTTTGCCCTGCTCTATATTGATTTGAATAACTTTAAGAACGTCAATGACCTCTACGGCCACGCCACGGGCGACGAGGTCCTGCGTCATGTGGCAGTACGCCTATCGGGCTTACTGCGAGGATCTGACACGGCAGCGCGCATCGGCGGTGACGAGTTCGTGGTCCTACTGCATCAGATTAATGATCGCTCGGATGCCGAATCTGTGGCATGCAAAATCGCCCGGAGCATTACTCACCCCTATCACTTGGGCAAGCAGGAACTACATATCGGCGCTTCAGTTGGAGTAAGTCTTTTCCCCGATGACGGGGATAGTCAGGATAGCCTGCTACGCTCGGCCGACATGTCCATGTATGCGGACAAAGGCCGGCGCAGGAGCCAAACCACGGCTGACTGTCCAGACAATTGA
- a CDS encoding Crp/Fnr family transcriptional regulator: MATRMDLFRPGLSGRPLPKDLALPDIFAPRSYARREIIFGPHAEEDLVFVVASGRVRIFFAHEDKELTLSILRPGDIYSTHTRAWVQAYKNSTILVADTRAFRKHIEEYPELTLTMARVLGDLLKKSYSHILNLAFKNVRRRLEEFLLHEARRSGRPHARGTLVDLDMTGEQLAAMLGTTRQTVSSTLGELINEGLLAKEGRGSYIIPDMNRLRHSG, from the coding sequence ATGGCCACGCGCATGGACCTCTTCCGTCCCGGCCTGTCTGGGAGGCCTCTGCCAAAAGACCTTGCGCTGCCCGATATCTTTGCGCCGCGCAGCTACGCCAGGCGGGAGATCATCTTCGGCCCCCATGCCGAAGAGGATCTTGTCTTCGTGGTCGCTTCGGGCCGGGTGCGCATCTTCTTCGCCCATGAGGACAAGGAGCTGACCTTGTCCATCCTCAGGCCGGGCGACATCTACAGCACGCATACCCGCGCCTGGGTGCAGGCTTACAAGAATTCCACCATCCTCGTGGCCGACACGAGGGCTTTTCGCAAGCATATCGAGGAATATCCCGAACTGACCCTAACTATGGCCAGGGTACTTGGCGACCTGCTCAAGAAGTCCTACTCGCATATCCTTAACCTCGCCTTCAAGAACGTGCGCCGCAGGTTGGAGGAGTTCCTGCTGCACGAGGCGCGCCGCTCCGGGCGGCCGCACGCACGCGGCACCCTGGTTGACCTCGACATGACCGGCGAACAACTTGCCGCCATGCTTGGCACCACGCGCCAAACCGTCTCCTCGACCTTGGGGGAGCTGATCAATGAAGGTCTGTTGGCCAAGGAAGGACGCGGCTCCTACATCATCCCCGACATGAATCGCCTCCGCCACTCCGGTTGA
- a CDS encoding chemotaxis protein CheW, whose protein sequence is MESQVFSQTNQCLTFVMDEEFFAVEIDSVREVLELTTITRVPRTSEFMRGVINLRGNAVPVVDMRCKFGMPKAEDTINTCIIILEIESDNEVSLMGALVDAVREVIEIRAEDIQPAPKMGTAVSPTFIKGMGRQGDEFVIILDIQKLFSLHELTTLHATRDLVSQAEVEAAPVA, encoded by the coding sequence ATGGAAAGCCAGGTTTTCAGTCAAACTAATCAGTGCCTGACCTTTGTCATGGACGAGGAATTTTTTGCGGTCGAGATAGATTCGGTACGCGAGGTCTTGGAACTGACTACCATCACGAGGGTTCCCAGAACTTCCGAGTTCATGCGCGGAGTGATCAACTTGCGTGGCAATGCCGTGCCCGTGGTGGACATGCGTTGCAAATTCGGCATGCCCAAGGCTGAAGATACCATCAATACTTGCATTATCATCCTGGAGATCGAGTCCGATAATGAGGTCTCGCTCATGGGCGCTCTGGTGGACGCCGTGCGTGAGGTCATCGAAATCCGAGCCGAAGATATTCAGCCGGCTCCGAAGATGGGCACGGCGGTTTCTCCTACATTCATTAAAGGCATGGGGCGCCAGGGAGATGAGTTCGTCATTATCCTGGACATTCAAAAGCTTTTCTCGCTCCATGAACTCACGACTTTGCATGCCACTCGTGACTTGGTCAGCCAGGCCGAGGTTGAGGCTGCGCCGGTAGCCTAG
- a CDS encoding TPM domain-containing protein, which yields MKNVVASMLSEAEHGTVAACVAEAERDTSAEIAIVLADHSSDYGRASTAGAMSLSLFAAALLALILGWDSMWLFLLLFALLYPGARFLLGRFPGLKRLYITDAELDEEVLEAATVAFYEHGLSLTRERNAVLVYVSAFERRVRIVADTGMAAKEKQATWDSVASELAETMRQGRASQGLCAAVRRLGGLAAAHYPPRPDDLDELQNVIIGSPNANEF from the coding sequence ATGAAGAATGTTGTCGCAAGCATGCTTTCTGAAGCAGAGCATGGGACTGTCGCCGCATGCGTGGCCGAGGCTGAACGCGATACCTCAGCCGAGATAGCCATTGTCCTGGCCGACCACAGCTCAGACTACGGCCGAGCATCCACAGCCGGAGCCATGAGCCTGAGTCTGTTTGCGGCCGCGCTTCTGGCCCTGATCCTAGGCTGGGACTCCATGTGGCTTTTTCTGCTGCTCTTCGCCCTGCTCTACCCTGGCGCTCGCTTCCTGCTCGGTCGCTTCCCCGGCCTAAAGCGTCTTTATATTACCGATGCCGAACTGGATGAGGAAGTCTTGGAGGCCGCAACCGTGGCGTTTTATGAGCATGGTCTGAGTCTTACCCGCGAGCGCAATGCGGTTCTCGTCTATGTCTCGGCTTTCGAACGCCGCGTACGCATCGTGGCCGACACAGGCATGGCGGCCAAGGAGAAACAGGCCACCTGGGATTCCGTAGCGTCAGAGTTGGCCGAGACCATGCGCCAGGGTCGGGCGTCCCAAGGCCTGTGCGCCGCCGTACGTCGCCTAGGCGGCTTGGCCGCCGCGCACTATCCGCCACGCCCAGACGATTTAGATGAACTGCAAAACGTCATTATTGGCAGCCCCAATGCAAATGAGTTCTGA
- the infA gene encoding translation initiation factor IF-1, whose product MKEEGIQVQGKVEEALPNAMFRVELENGHEVLAHISGKMRKFRIRVMPGDTVTVELSPYDLTRGRITFRPR is encoded by the coding sequence ATGAAAGAAGAAGGCATTCAAGTTCAGGGTAAAGTGGAGGAAGCCCTACCCAACGCCATGTTCCGGGTAGAGCTGGAAAACGGCCACGAAGTCCTGGCGCATATATCGGGCAAAATGCGTAAGTTCCGTATCCGCGTCATGCCTGGCGATACGGTTACCGTGGAACTTTCGCCTTATGACCTGACCAGGGGACGAATCACTTTTCGGCCCCGCTAG